DNA from Gracilinanus agilis isolate LMUSP501 chromosome 3, AgileGrace, whole genome shotgun sequence:
CCTTCTGCTTTGTGTATATGTCAGCTCTTTTGGGaaacttctctcttcttttcatcaTCAAAAGTGACCCTAGACTTCATGAACCCATGTACATTTTCTTCTGCATGCTGGCAGCTGCTGACCTGATTATTTGCACCACTGCCATGCCCAAGCTCCTCAGTCTCTTTTGGTTCAAAGACAGAGAAATCTATTTTGAAGCCTGCCTCACCCAAGTGTTCCTAATCCATTCACTGTCCAGCATGGCATCTGGTTTCATCTTAGCAATGGCCTTTGATCGTTATGTGGCTATATGTAAACCCTTGAGACACTCAACCATCTTGACCAATAAGGTCATAGGGGGAATTGGATTGGCTGTTGTCCTTCGAGGAGCTTTGTTGTTCAGCCCTCATCCCTTTCTCCTGAAATGGCTTCCATATTGCAGAACCAACATCATTTCTCACACCTATTGTGAATTCATGGCCCTGATTAAGTTGGCCTGTGCCCAAACCAGAGTCCgcagagcttatagtctaatggttGCCTTTCTCACTGGGGGTCTGGACTTCATATTGATAATTTGTTCCTATGTGCTTATTTTATATGCTGTTTTCTGCCTCCCCTCAAAGGCTGCCCGGCTTAAGGCACTGGGCACCTGTGGCTCTCATGTTTGTGCCATCTTAGTTGGCTATACACcagctttcttctccttcctaacTCATAGATTTGGGCGTCATGTTCCTCCCCATGTGCACATTTTTGTGGCTAACATTTACCTCTTGGTCCCACCTATGTTAAATCCCATAATCTATGGGTTAATGACAAAAAGGATAAGGGAAAGATTTCTACAAATTATAAGTATtccaaagttataaaaatatcataaattCATTCTCTGAGGCAGATAATGTGAACACAAAAGAGtcataaaatttcatttggaCAAGTACTTCACATTTtctattagtattttttttcttcagtcatGAAAAGTACCATGATTACTTGCAGTTTGACGTTAAGAGGTTATTCAATTTGGAAACCTGCCAAATGTGAAAAGGCCATTTTAGGAGAAATAAACTTCTAAATATAATTGCTTTAGTGAATCCCTAATCAGCAAATTCTCTCTACAAATCCTATATCCTATAGTTCTAAAGAACTGTCTTGGGtagagagaataaatgatttgACCCAGATCATATGGCCAGTATGaatcagaggcaagacttaaaGCCAGACTACATTATATGACCTTCAATGATGATAAGTGAATTTACTCAAGAAGTATTTTTTACATAAAGCTGAAATCTGTTTCTCTTTAGCACTGaggtatttttcttcttctgtcgTTAGAAAAGACAAATCAAGtaccttttttccccattcaggAGCCCtttaaatacatatgtacaaatgCATGTCTATATGCATTTAcctatgtttatatacatatagacatgtTTGAATGTGTATGAATATGCATAAATGtggatatgtatgtatttgtgcaTGTATGTACCCAGAATTGGTCTAAGACCTGCAATTatgaagaatacacacacacaaaacatgaTTTTTACTTAGAAAGTATGATAGTATCTTGCTTTTTGTCTCATAGTTACTATGTAGGAGAGTTTTATTTGTTGTATCTACATTTTCTGACTCAAGATTCAATTGCTCTTTCCACtcaatttattttgaaaacacCTATTATAGTACCTTCTAATTATTCCTTCTGTAGATAAATGTAAGTGAATTTTTAATGGATCCATTATATCATATGACTGTCAGTTTCACTCTTATTTTACCTTTAGATCAAATTTGTACTCTAGGAGCCtctcttcattttaaatctcTGCCCAGCCACTATGCAATCCAGCATGAATGAAAACACTCCCTTGAAGCCAAAGGAGTCTCTAT
Protein-coding regions in this window:
- the LOC123241157 gene encoding olfactory receptor 52K2-like, whose protein sequence is MSSSNWTNLHPATFILIGIPGLETVHIWISIPFCFVYMSALLGNFSLLFIIKSDPRLHEPMYIFFCMLAAADLIICTTAMPKLLSLFWFKDREIYFEACLTQVFLIHSLSSMASGFILAMAFDRYVAICKPLRHSTILTNKVIGGIGLAVVLRGALLFSPHPFLLKWLPYCRTNIISHTYCEFMALIKLACAQTRVRRAYSLMVAFLTGGLDFILIICSYVLILYAVFCLPSKAARLKALGTCGSHVCAILVGYTPAFFSFLTHRFGRHVPPHVHIFVANIYLLVPPMLNPIIYGLMTKRIRERFLQIISIPKL